From Nguyenibacter vanlangensis, one genomic window encodes:
- a CDS encoding TerB family tellurite resistance protein, whose product MAIWGKLFGGAAGFAMGGPLGAVVGAALGHAADNGSILETPVGGWTDRWGPRLNADPNGAATFVAAKLAAVTGKREQLYGLVMVVLSAKLAKCDAPVNRAEIDAFKRRFQVPSEHARDVGRLFDQARQRVDDFEGFAAELGRAYADRTDMLEEALAALFAVARADLAPEGELHPMEARFLRRVHRAFKLSPGAWDRAESGGARPGVNEIDAYTVLGLKRDATDVEIRATWRQLVRAHHPDALAARGAGPGEMEEAAERIARINAAWDRIKRDRKI is encoded by the coding sequence ATGGCGATCTGGGGGAAATTGTTCGGCGGCGCGGCGGGGTTCGCAATGGGCGGGCCGCTCGGTGCCGTGGTCGGCGCGGCGCTGGGCCACGCGGCCGATAACGGGTCGATCCTGGAAACGCCGGTCGGTGGCTGGACCGATCGCTGGGGCCCGCGCCTGAACGCCGACCCCAACGGGGCGGCAACCTTCGTCGCCGCCAAGCTGGCGGCGGTGACCGGCAAGCGTGAGCAATTGTACGGCCTGGTGATGGTGGTGCTGTCGGCCAAGCTGGCCAAATGCGACGCGCCGGTGAACCGGGCCGAGATCGACGCCTTCAAGCGCCGCTTCCAGGTGCCCAGCGAGCACGCCCGGGATGTCGGCCGCCTGTTCGACCAGGCACGCCAGCGGGTGGACGATTTCGAAGGATTCGCCGCCGAACTGGGCCGGGCCTATGCCGACCGGACCGACATGCTGGAAGAGGCGCTGGCGGCGCTGTTCGCCGTCGCCCGGGCGGATTTGGCGCCCGAGGGTGAACTGCACCCGATGGAAGCCCGCTTCCTGCGCCGCGTGCACCGGGCCTTCAAGCTCAGCCCCGGCGCGTGGGACCGCGCCGAATCGGGCGGCGCCCGGCCGGGGGTGAACGAGATCGACGCCTATACGGTGCTGGGGCTGAAGCGTGACGCCACGGACGTGGAAATCCGCGCCACCTGGCGCCAACTGGTGCGCGCCCACCATCCCGACGCCCTGGCCGCGCGCGGCGCCGGCCCCGGCGAGATGGAAGAGGCGGCGGAACGGATCGCCCGCATCAACGCCGCCTGGGACCGCATCAAGCGCGACCGGAAGATATAA
- a CDS encoding ribbon-helix-helix domain-containing protein, with amino-acid sequence MNDRDQNAASFRLPGGRPLVKRSLALSGHRTSVALEPEFWTALDEMARARGIGLPALIAGLDAARDPARPLASALRVAALLDARDRGRGQGRGAAGDSG; translated from the coding sequence ATGAACGACCGGGACCAGAACGCCGCAAGCTTCCGCCTGCCGGGCGGCCGGCCGCTGGTCAAGCGCAGCCTGGCGCTGTCCGGCCACCGGACCAGCGTGGCGCTCGAACCCGAATTCTGGACGGCGCTGGACGAGATGGCGCGCGCGCGCGGGATCGGCCTGCCCGCGCTGATCGCCGGGCTCGACGCCGCGCGCGACCCGGCGCGCCCCCTGGCCTCCGCCTTGCGGGTGGCGGCCTTGCTGGACGCACGGGACCGGGGGCGGGGCCAGGGCAGGGGGGCAGCCGGCGATTCGGGTTGA
- the queG gene encoding tRNA epoxyqueuosine(34) reductase QueG encodes MRPPPEPPSALGDAIRDKALALGFDAVGFCDAALGDDARARLADFLAAGHHGAMGWLAERTEQRGDPRALWPEARSVIALGLSYAPGGDPLATTRLPDRGNLSVYARHRDYHDVVKGMLKHLAQFVVAEGARMSVAEGARMSVAEGARMIAAEGARRSVAQGAGAGAAPGVKVFVDTAPVMEKPLAERAGLGWQGKHTNLVSRRHGSWLFLGEIYTTLDLPRSAPSGGQCGSCRRCLDACPTDAFPEPYRMDARRCISYLTIENPGPIPLEFRAAMGNRIYGCDDCLAVCPWNRFATESRQMKLRARDDLTAPRLADLARLDDAGFRALFSGSPVKRIGRNRFVRNVLVAVGNSGLAALRPVAQALCDDPDPVVAEAARWAAGRLPT; translated from the coding sequence ATGCGCCCCCCGCCGGAGCCCCCTTCCGCCTTGGGCGATGCGATCCGCGACAAGGCGCTGGCGCTGGGCTTCGACGCGGTGGGGTTCTGCGACGCGGCGCTGGGCGACGACGCCCGGGCGCGGCTGGCCGATTTCCTGGCCGCCGGCCATCACGGGGCGATGGGCTGGCTGGCCGAACGCACCGAACAGCGCGGCGATCCCCGCGCCCTGTGGCCCGAGGCCCGAAGCGTGATCGCGCTGGGCCTGTCCTACGCACCCGGCGGCGACCCGCTGGCGACGACGCGCCTGCCCGACCGGGGCAACCTGTCGGTCTATGCGCGGCACCGCGACTATCACGACGTGGTCAAGGGCATGCTCAAGCACCTGGCGCAGTTCGTCGTCGCCGAAGGCGCGCGGATGAGTGTCGCCGAAGGCGCGCGGATGAGTGTCGCCGAAGGCGCGCGGATGATTGCCGCCGAAGGCGCGCGGAGGAGTGTCGCCCAGGGCGCGGGGGCAGGGGCCGCGCCGGGCGTCAAGGTCTTCGTCGACACCGCGCCGGTCATGGAAAAGCCGCTGGCCGAACGCGCGGGGCTGGGCTGGCAGGGCAAGCATACCAACCTGGTGTCCCGCCGGCACGGAAGCTGGCTGTTCCTGGGCGAGATCTACACGACCCTGGACCTGCCGCGCTCGGCGCCCTCGGGCGGGCAATGCGGCTCCTGCCGGCGCTGCCTGGATGCCTGCCCGACCGACGCCTTTCCCGAACCGTACCGGATGGACGCCCGGCGCTGCATTTCCTACCTGACGATCGAGAATCCGGGCCCGATCCCGCTGGAATTCCGGGCCGCGATGGGCAACCGCATCTATGGCTGCGACGATTGCCTGGCGGTCTGCCCCTGGAACCGCTTCGCCACCGAATCGCGGCAGATGAAGCTGCGGGCCCGCGACGACCTCACCGCGCCGCGCCTCGCGGACCTGGCGCGGCTGGACGATGCGGGCTTCCGGGCGCTGTTCTCGGGCTCGCCGGTCAAGCGGATCGGGCGCAACCGCTTCGTGCGCAACGTGCTGGTGGCCGTCGGCAATTCGGGACTGGCCGCGCTGCGCCCGGTGGCGCAGGCGCTGTGCGACGATCCCGATCCGGTGGTGGCCGAGGCCGCGCGCTGGGCGGCCGGACGCCTGCCGACATGA
- the tgt gene encoding tRNA guanosine(34) transglycosylase Tgt, giving the protein MSTAFRWTGQARFGRARAGHLHTAHGMVPTPTFMPVGTAGTVKAMTMDAVRATGAGIVLGNTYHLMLRPGAERVRALGGLHRFMDWPGPILTDSGGFQVMSLGALRKLDQDGVTFSSHIDGAKHRLTPERSTHIQHALDATITMCFDECPALPAPPETIAQSMRLSMRWAARCRAAFVPRQGYAQYGIIQGGTEPDLRAESVRALTDIGFEGYAIGGLAVGEGQELMFATLDATVPLIPDDSPRYLMGVGTPDDLLGAVERGVDMFDCVMPTRAGRTARAYTERGTLNLRNARHAGDTRPISPHCDCLACARHSRAYLHHLFRANEILGPMLLTWHNLAYYQRLMRGLRAAIIDGSLDVHAAWLRAQWAMEDWTPDEMPPADIPPVP; this is encoded by the coding sequence ATGAGCACCGCATTCCGCTGGACCGGTCAGGCGCGATTCGGCCGCGCGCGGGCGGGCCACCTGCATACCGCGCACGGCATGGTGCCCACCCCGACCTTCATGCCCGTGGGCACGGCCGGCACGGTCAAGGCCATGACGATGGACGCCGTGCGCGCGACCGGCGCGGGCATCGTGCTGGGCAACACCTACCACCTGATGCTGCGTCCGGGGGCCGAACGGGTGCGCGCGCTGGGCGGCCTGCATCGCTTCATGGACTGGCCGGGGCCGATCCTGACCGATTCCGGCGGGTTCCAGGTCATGTCGCTGGGCGCGCTGCGCAAGCTCGACCAGGACGGGGTGACGTTCAGCTCGCATATCGACGGCGCGAAGCACCGGCTGACGCCCGAACGGTCGACCCACATCCAGCACGCGCTGGACGCCACCATCACCATGTGCTTCGACGAATGCCCGGCCCTGCCGGCCCCGCCTGAGACGATCGCGCAGTCCATGCGCCTGTCCATGCGCTGGGCCGCGCGCTGCCGCGCGGCATTCGTCCCCCGCCAGGGCTATGCCCAGTACGGCATCATCCAGGGCGGCACCGAACCCGACCTGCGCGCCGAAAGTGTGCGCGCCCTGACCGATATCGGCTTCGAGGGCTACGCGATCGGCGGCCTGGCGGTGGGCGAGGGGCAGGAGCTGATGTTCGCGACCCTGGACGCGACCGTGCCCCTGATCCCCGACGACAGTCCGCGCTACCTGATGGGGGTCGGCACCCCCGACGATCTGCTGGGCGCCGTCGAACGCGGGGTGGACATGTTCGACTGCGTCATGCCGACCCGGGCGGGCCGCACCGCCCGCGCCTATACCGAACGCGGCACCCTGAACCTGCGCAATGCGCGCCATGCCGGCGACACGCGGCCGATCTCGCCGCACTGCGACTGCCTGGCCTGCGCGCGGCACAGCCGCGCCTATCTGCACCACCTGTTCCGGGCCAATGAAATCCTGGGCCCGATGCTGCTGACGTGGCATAATCTGGCCTATTACCAGCGGCTGATGCGCGGGCTGCGCGCCGCGATCATCGACGGATCGCTGGACGTCCATGCCGCGTGGCTGCGCGCCCAATGGGCGATGGAGGACTGGACGCCCGACGAAATGCCCCCTGCCGACATCCCACCGGTCCCGTGA